A window of the Cicer arietinum cultivar CDC Frontier isolate Library 1 chromosome 6, Cicar.CDCFrontier_v2.0, whole genome shotgun sequence genome harbors these coding sequences:
- the LOC101500027 gene encoding photosystem I subunit O: MATTTFATVVGMGGASRLASGFVKPQVMARNRLRQAMARGNGGRVTCFQRDWLRRDFNVIGFGLIGWLAPSSIPAIDGKSLTGLFFDSIGTELAHFPTPPALTSQFWLWLICWHLGLFISLTFGQIGFKGRTEEYF, from the exons ATGGCAACAACCACCTTTGCAACCGTCGTAGGAATGGGTGGCGCATCACGTCTCGCCTCAG GGTTTGTGAAACCACAAGTGATGGCCAGGAATCGCTTGAGGCAAGCTATGGCACGGGGAAATGGTGGGAGGGTTACAtg CTTCCAGAGGGATTGGCTGCGGAGGGATTTCAATGTGATTGGGTTTGGGTTAATTGGTTGGTTGGCACCGTCTAGCATACCGGCTATCGACGGTAAAAGTCTGACTGGACTTTTCTTTGATAGCATTGGAACTGAACTTGCTCACTTCCCAACCCCTCCTGCTCTCACTTCACAGTTTTG GTTATGGCTGATCTGTTGGCATTTGGGACTGTTCATCTCCCTCACTTTTGGCCAAATTGGTTTCAAGGGAAGGACTGAGGAGtacttttga